DNA sequence from the Blastomonas fulva genome:
GTGCGCCGTGCGAAGGGCGGGCGTCGGTCTCGGGCAATGCGAGCGCCAGTTCCCCGACCTTGGCGACGATCCAGTCGGGATCGGCCTCGCGGCTGACATAATCGCTCAGCGTGCGGGCATAAAGCTGGTGCTCGGCGATCAGCACCCGCGCCGCCAGCGTGTCTGCAGTGTCGCCGGGCTGGATCGCGACTGCGCACTGGCCCAGCACAGGGCCATCGTCGAGCTCTGCGGTCACCAGATGCACGCTGCACCCAGCTTGCACATCGCCCGCATCGAGCGCGCGCTGGTGGGTGTGCAGGCCCTTGTACTTGGGCAGCAGAGAAGGATGGATGTTGAGCATCCGCCCCTCCCACCCGCGCACGAAGCCGGGGGTGAGAATGCGCATATAGCCGGCGAGCGCGACATGATCGGTGCCCGATGCGCGGATCGCTGCATCCATCGCAGCGTCATGGCTCTCGCGGTCCATGCCCTTGTGCGAAAGCGCGAAGGTCGGCACGCCTTCGGCTGCGGCAAGCTTCAAGCCGCCTGCATCGGGATTGTTGGATGCGACCAGAACGACCTCATAAGGGCACGAGGCCGCGCGCGAGGCATAGAGCAAAGCGGCCATATTGGTTCCGCTGCCCGAGATCAGGATGGCAACCTTGGCCTTCACTTCTCCCCTCCCGCCTGCGGGAGGGGTGGACGAGCCGCAGGCGAGGCCGGGGTGGGCCTGTCTTGCGCAAATTTCAGGCCCACCCCGCGCGGCGAGCCGCGCTGCCCCTCCCGCTTGCGGGAGGGGAGAGGGGTTGCTTCACCCCGCATGGGTGGCGCTCCACGCCGCCTTGGCGCTCCAGGTCTCGACCGAACCGCTGACCGTGGAGCCCTTGTCGCCAGCGGCGATCCGACCGATGCGGTAGACGGTTTCGCCCGCTGCCTCGAGATCTGCGATGACCGTGGCGACGTCGCTCTCGTCAACCACCAGCACCATGCCGATGCCGCAGTTGAAGGTGCGCGCCATTTCCTCGGGCTCGATATGCCCTTGTGCCTGCAGGAACGCCATCAGCCGGGGCTGGGCCCAGGCGTCGGCATCGACATGCGCATGCGCGCCTTCGGGCAGCACGCGCGGAATGTTCTCGAGCAGTCCGCCGCCGGTGATGTGTGCCATCGCGGCGATGCGGCCCGATTTGACCACCGGCAGCAGCGAAGAGACGTAAATTCGTGTCGGCGCGATCAGCGCGTCGATCAGCAAGACCTCCTGATCGAACAGGGCAGGGCGGTTCATCTTCCAGCCCTTGTCCGCCGCCAGACGACGCACCAGTGAATAGCCGTTGGAATGGACGCCCGACGAGGCAAGGCCGAGCAGCACGTCGCCGGGCTTCACCTTGTCGCCGGTGAGCACCTCGTCGCGCTCGACCGCGCCCACGCAGAAGCCCGCCAGATCGTAATCGCCCGGAGCATACATGCCGGGCATTTCCGCGGTCTCGCCGCCGATCAGCGCGCACCCCGCCAGCTTGCAGCCATCGGCGATCCCGGCGACGACGCGTTCGGCAATCCCCGTGTCGAGCTTGCCGGTTGCGAAATAATCGAGAAAGAACAAGGGTTCAGCGCCCTGGACGATCAGATCGTTGACGCACATCGCCACCAGATCGATGCCGATCGCATCATGCCGGTCGTGGTCGATGGCGAGCTTGACCTTGGTGCCCACGCCATCATTGGCCGCGACCAGCAGCGGATCGCGAAAGCCTGCAGCCTTGAGGTCGAAGAACCCGCCAAATCCGCCAAGTTCGGCATTGGCGCCGGGCCGCGCGGTCGCCTTGGCGAGTGGGCCGATCGCCTTGACCAGTGCGTTGCCCGCCGCGATCGAAACCCCGGCCTGGGCATAGCTGTAGGAGTCGTGAGGTGGCGTCGCGCCGGTCTTGTCAGTCATGGGCTGAGCGGTTAGCGACTTCTCGCTTGGATTTCCACGCCATTGTCGCCAAAAGGGGCCGCCAAACCACCGCCAGCGATCAATGCGCCGGGGATCATCATTTTATACGGTTGATTGAAGCTAAGGATATCTTGACCAACAGCCTGACCCTGAGCCGCCCAGCGCCGAGACTATCGCGCGCGTGGATCGCCGCAATCCTGCTCCCGCTGCTGCTGGTGCTGGCGGGGATCGTGTACGCCCAGATCGAGGGAGACCGCGGAATTCCGCCGGTTGCCAGCGGCGGCGATTTCGAGGTCAGCGGCGTAAAGGTCGACGCATCGGGCAAGAATGCGCAAGAGGCTCGCTCGAACGCGTGGCGCGAGGCGCAGCGCAAGGGCTGGCAGAAATTGTGGATGCAGACCAACCGCTCTGGCGCGGCGCCCAAGCTCAGCGACTCGGTGCTCGACGGAATCGTCTCGGCCATCGTGGTGGAATATGAACAGATCGGCCCGCGCCGCTATATCGCGACACTGGGCGTGCTGTTTGATCGCGCGCGCGCAGGGGAACTGCTCGGCGTCAGCGGATCGGTTCTGCGCTCGGCACCGATGCTGGTAATTCCGATCTACGTCTCGGGAGGATCGGCGCAGACGTTCGAGAACCGCACGCCATGGCAGGCGGCCTGGGCCCGCTATCGCACCTCAGAAAGCATCGTCGATTACATCCGTCCGCATGGATCGGGCGCGGATTCGCTGCTGGTCAACGCCGCGCAGTCGGGTCGCCGCAGCCGCACCTGGTGGCGGCTGATCCTCGACCAGTTCGGCGGGGCGGACGTCGTGGTGCCTGTTGCACATGTCGAGCGGCAATATCCCGGCGGACCGATCACCGGACGCTTTGCCGCGCGCTTCGGCCCCGACAGCCGGTTGCTGGGATCGTTCACGCTGCGCGCGCGCAACAGCGACGGCCTCAACGCGATGCTCGACGAGGCGATCCAGCGGCTCGACCGGATATATGCCGGCGCAGTGCGCTCGGGCGAACTGCGCCCCGATTCGTCGCTGATCATCGAAAAGCCGGTCGAGATCGTCGAGGAACTGCTCGACGAAAGCCTGGCCGAGGACGTGCCGCTCGAAGCCGGTGGACTGACCAGCGGGCCGCAGATCATCTCGATCCAGTTCGACACCCCCGATGTCGCCGCAGTGCAGGCGGGTGAGCGGCTGGTGCGTGGTATCCCCGGCGTTCAGTCGGCCAATACCGCCAGCCTGGCGCTGGGCGGTACCTCGGTGATGCAGGTCAACGCCAACATCGATATCGACGCCTTGCGCGGCGCGCTCGAAGCCCGTGGCTGGCGGGTGCAGCAGGGCGCGGGCGTGCTGCGCATCTCGCGCGCTCAGGCACCGGCTGCGGCCCCCGGCGGCGGGGGATAACACGCGATGACGGGCCAGTTCGTACTGCCCTTTGCGGCAGCCGGACCGGATGGCGACAGCGATTTTCTGGTCACCGAATCGAATCGTGAGGCGATCGACCGGCTGTTCGACTGGACGCGGCTACCCTTTGGTGCGGCGGTGCTGATCGGCCCGCCCGGATCGGGCAAGACCACCATCGGCCGCGCGTTCGTCACAGGATCGGGTGGCTGCTTCATCGACAATGCCGATGGCGAAAGCGACGAGACGCTGTTCCACGCCTGGAACCGGGCGCAGACCCAGGGCGCGCCGGTGCTGTTCGCCGCGTCCCTCCCGCCCGCGCAGTGGGGCATCCGGCTGCCCGACCTGCTGTCGCGGCTGGGCGCATCGCTGCTGGTCGAAATTCCGCCACCCGACGAGGAAATGACCGCACTGCTGCTGCAGAAGCTGCTGGCGCGGGCAGGGCTTGCGCTGCCCGATGCGCTGGCCGCTTATGCCGCGCTCAGGGTCGAGCGATCCTATCCGGCCATCTGCCGGCTGGCGCACATGATCGACGAGATGGCGCTGGCAATGCAGCGCCCAATCGGCCAAAGACTGGTGCGCGACGCACTGGCAAACTTGGCAGGAACCGATGGCGGCTCATCCGACACAGACTGAACAATCTGGCCCGGCAGATCCTGCCGAATCGGCCCGCCGCTATTTCAACCGCGAACTCAGCTGGCTGGCGTTCAACGACCGGGTGCTGGAAGAGGCGTGCAATCCGCGCCACCCCCTACTCGAGCGGCTGCGCTTCCTGTCGATCTCGGGAAACAATCTCGACGAGTTCTTCATGGTGCGCGTGGCTGGGCTCGTGGGGCAGGTGGCAGAGCATGTCGAGGAGCGCTCCGCCGACGGCCGCACGCCTGCGCAGCAGCTGGTCGAAATCGAGCGCGCGGTCGACAGGCTCAATGCCGCGCAGCAACAGGTTTGGAGCGATCTGCGGGCCGAACTGGCGACCAATGGCGTGGTCGAGGCCGATGTCGATGATCTCGACGACGTCAACAAGGCATGGCTGCGCGAGCATTTCGTCACCCAGATCTTCCCGGTGCTCACCCCACAGGCGCTCGATCCGGCGCATCCGTTTCCGTTCATCCCCAACAAGGGACTGAGCCTGATATTCGACCTCAAGCGCCGGTCGGACGGCAAGACGGTGCGCGAACTCGTGATGCTGCCCGCCACCATGCCGCGCTTCGTGCGGATCGCGGGCGACAAGGGCTGGCATGTCGCGCTCGAAAAGATCGTCGTCGCCTTCGCCGACAAGCTTTTCCCCGGCTATGATGTGCGCGGATCGGGCCTGTTCCGCATCATCCGCGACAGCGATATCGAGGTCGAGGAAGAGGCCGAGGATCTGGTGCTGTACTTCCGCAATGCGCTGAAACGGCGCAAGCGCGGGCAGGTGATCCGGCTGGAAACATCGCGGCTGATGGACAAGGGGCTGGCCGAGCTGCTGGACGACAATCTGCTGCAGGAGGGCGGCAACAAGTCGTCCGACGATGGCTTCCTGGGGATCGGCGATCTCGCCGCATTGGTCGAAGAGGACCGGCCCGATCTCAAGTTCCCCGCCTTCACGCCGCGATTTCCTGAACGAATCCGAGAACATAACGGCGATTGCTTTGCAGCGATCAGAAGCAAGGACATCGTCGTCCACCACCCGTACGAGAGCTTCGAGGTGGTCATCGCGTTCCTCAAACAGGCAGCGCAAGACCCAGATGTCGTGGCGATCAAGCAGACGCTGTACCGCGCCGGCAAGCAGTCCGCGATCATCAACGCGCTGATCGCGGCGGCAGAGGCCGGCAAGTCGGTCACCGCGGTGGTCGAGCTCAAAGCGCGCTTCGACGAGGAGCAGAACCTGCTCTGGGCGAGCGCGCTCGAGCGGGCCGGGGTGCAGGTGGTCTATGGCTTTATCGAGTGGAAGACCCACGCCAAGATCTCGATGGTGGTGCGCCGCGAGCCCGACGGCTTCCGCACCTATTGCCACTTCGGCACCGGCAACTACCATCCGGTCACCGCGCGGATCTACACGGATCTCAGCTTCTTCACCGCCGATCCCCGCGCCAGCCGCGATGCGGCGCAATTGTTCAACTACATCACCGGCTATGTCGAGCCCGAGCAGCTCGAACTGCTCTCGATGTCGCCGCGCGACATGCGCCGCGACCTGATCGCGCTGATCGATCATGAAATGGAAGAGGCACGCGCCGGGCGTAAAGGCGCGATCTGGGCCAAGATGAACTCGCTGGTCGATCCGGCGATGATCGAGAAGCTCTATGCCGCGAGCAGCGCGGGCGTGCAGATCGAATTGGTCATCCGCGGTATCTGCTGCCTGCGCCCGGGCGTTGCGGGCCTCTCCGACAACATCCGCGTCAAGTCGGTGGTCGGGCGCTTCCTTGAGCACAGTCGCATCTGGGCGTTCGGCAACGGCGATGCGCTGCCCAACGACCGGGCCAAGGTGTTCATCAGTTCGGCCGACTGGATGCCGCGCAATTTCGACCGGCGGGTGGAATACATGCTGCCGATCCAGAACCCGACGGTGCACGATCAGGTGCTCGAACAGGTGATGGTCGCCAATCTGCTGGACAACGAACAAAGCTGGGAGCTGGATGGCGATGGCCGCTACATCCGCATCCGTCCCGACGACAAGCCGTTCAACCTGCACCGCTATTTTATGACAAACCCGTCGCTGTCCGGACGCGGCACTGCGCTCAAGAACAGCGATGCGGTGCCCAAGCTCAGCCTCCATCGCCGCGCCCCACGCGAGGATTGACCGGACCCTTATGGATTTTTTCATCCGCAAACAGAACCAGCCGGCGCATCTCTATCGCACGGCGATCATCGATATCGGTTCGAACTCGGTGCGTCTGGTCGTCTATTCGGGGCCGCGCCGCAACCCGGCGCTCATCTTCAACGAGAAGGTGATGGCGGGGCTGGGTCGGTCGCTGGCGGACACCGGCACGATCGATGCCGCCGCGATGAAGCGCGCGATCGAGGCGCTCGAGCGCTTCCGCATCGTCGCGCGCGAAATGGATGTCGACGAGACCGTATGCGTCGCGACCGCGGCGGTGCGCGATGCCAGCAACGGCGACGAGTTCACGCGAAAGGCGCGGGCATTGGGGCTGGATATCATCATCCTGTCGGGCGATGACGAGGCTCGGATCTCCGGGTTCGGCGTGCTCTCGGCGATCCCGCACGCCGACGGCATCGTGGGGGATCTGGGGGGCGGCAGCCTCGACCTTGCACGGGTCAGCAGCGGCACGGTGGTGGAAACCGCGACGCTGCCGCTGGGCGTGCTGCGCGCCGCGGCGGTGCGGCAGGGCGATGGCATGACGCTGGCCTCGGCCTTCCGCAAGATGGTCGCGCCCTATGCGTGGCTGCGCGAGCATCCGGGCAAGCCCTTCTATCTGGTGGGCGGGTCATGGCGTGCCTTTGCCCGGTTGGACATGCACCTTACCGCCTATCCGCTGCGGGTGCTCAACGAGTATCGGATCGATATCGCGCGGCCCGAAGCGGTGCTCACCGGGTTTCGTGCCATGGATCGCGACGCGGTGCGCCAGGCGACGGGCCTCGCGCCCTCGCGCATCGAGACATTGCCCGATGCGATCGCGCTGCTGCGGCTGATGCGCGATCATATCAGCCCCAGCGAGTTGATCGTGTCGTCCTATGGCCTGCGCGAAGGATTGCTCTACGCACGGATGGACGACGACGTGCGCCAGCGCGATCCGCTGCTGGTGGCGGCGGACCGCTACGGCCAGCTCCAGTCGCGCTTCGGCGAGGATTCGCAGCCGCTGTTCGACTGGATTTCGCGGATATTCCCCGAGGACCCGCCGCACTGGCAGCGCTGGCTCAAGGCGGCGTGTCATCTGTCTGATGTTGCGTGGCAGGCAAGCCCCGATTTCCGCGCCGAACGTGGGCTCGAGATCGCGCTGCACGGCAACTGGGTGGGGATCGATGTGGTCGGACGCTCAATGATCGGCCAGGCACTTTATACCAATTTTGGCGGAGGTCCGCGCCCGTTCCCGCTCGATTTCCACGTCGCCACACCCGAGATGCTGGAACGTGCGATCGGTTGGGGACTGGCGATGCGCCTGGCGCAGCGGCTGGGTGCGGGCACGCACGATGTCCTCAAGCGCAGCCATCTGCAGCGGGTTGGTGACGCGTTGCACCTTGTGCTCGATCCCGCGGACCGGGCGTTGTACGGCGAGGTCGTCGAGCGGCGGCTACGGCGCCTGGCGCAGTTCATGGGCCGTCGGGCAGGACTTAGCCTGAGTTGATTGGGCCGGGGTCTGGTAAATTGACCCACCATCCTCTATTTAGGCAGCTACCACAGGCGAAGGAACGGCGCATGTTCAGCGCATTGAGCGAATATCTGGATTCCATCCGCGCGCGCGATCCCGCCCCCCGATCCCGGTGGGAGATTCTGCTGTACCCCGGCGTGCTGGCGCTGGGCCTGCACCGGGTCGCGCACTGGCTGTTCACCGGCGAGCTCTATTTCCTCGCGCGGCTGGTCAACCACATCTCGCGCTTTCTCACCGCGATCGATATCCATCCCGGCGCGCAGATCGGTCGCTTCCTGTTTGTCGACCACGGCTTTGTCGTGATCGGCGAGACCGCGGTGATCGGCGACAATGTGACCATCTATCAGGGCGCGACGCTGGGCGGGCGCAACCCCACCGATGGCGTGGGCGGCAAGCGCCACCCGACCATCGAGGATGACGTGATCGTCAGCCTGGGCGCGGCGATCCTTGGCCCGCTCACCGTCGGCAAGGGTGCGCGCATCGGTGCGAACGCCGTCGTCACGCGTGATGTCGCCCCCGGGTCGGTAATGGTCGGCATTCCGGCGCGCCCCACGCCTGTCGATGCGGCGGAAAAGCAGCGCGGCTTCGTGCAGTACGGCACGCCGTGCAGCCAGACCTTCGACCCGTCCACGCAGAAGCTGGAATTGCTGCAGTGCGAGATCCTGCAGATGCAGGAGCGGATCCGCCAGCTGATGGAAGAACGCGACGAGGCCCGCAAGGCCGTCCGCGGCGCCGAGCTCAAGGGGCCCGATCGCGATAGCGGGACCGCAGCCTGACATGAGCCGTAACACCGAGGTCGCGGCTTGAACCCGGGCGGCAACGTCTCCCTGTTTCCGCTGACCGGCGGAACGGCTAACCAGACCGGCTTTGACCGGCAGGAACTCAACCGCATTCTCGATCTGTACGGACGCATGGTCGCGGCCGGCATGTGGCGCGATTACGCGATCGAGCTGGGCCGCGATGCGGCGATCTTCTCATGCTTTCGCAGGGCCACCGAGCGGCCTGAATTCCGCATCGAAAAGCGTCCTGCGCTGCGCCGCAAGCAGGGCATGTGGGCGCTGGTCGGCGAAGGTGGTGCGGTGCTCAAGCGCGGGCACGAGCTGTCGGGCGTGCTTGCCCCGCTCGAGCGCAAGCTGGTGCGCGTCGTCGAATAGCGCGCGCCTCGCGCTCAACCGTCCAGTTCGTGGTCGCCATGCGGCTCGAGGCTCGCCTTGTGCAGCAGATGCCCCAGCCAGGCCGCGACCACGCACATCGCCGCGCTGAGCAGCAGCTGATAAATCACCTGCAACCCGGCCAGGCTGAGCCCGATGGCGATCAGCGAGCCGATCACCATCGCGCCCGAATTGACGATGTTGTTGGCCGCGATGGTGCGTGCAGCCTCGCTCTTGTGCACGGTGGTGGTCAGGAACGCGTACAGCGGGACGACGAACATGCCGCCTGCCACAGCGATCCCCAGGAGCGAGAGCAGCAGCGGAATGGCCATGGAGTGCCGGATGAACTCGCCCACGGTGAACAGCGATCCGGCGGTGTCGGGCACCCACTGGCGGCAGACGAAGAAGAAGGCGACCACGAACAGCCCCATCACGATCACCGACACGGGCGAATAGCGCGCCGAGACGGTGCCCTTGAGCAGCGCGTTGATCGCAACCGATCCGATCGCCACACCGATCGAGAACACCACCAGGAACAGGCTGGCGACCTCCTTGCTCGCGGTCAGCACGTTCTTGGCCAGCGGCGGGAACTGGATGAACAGCACCGCGCCGATGGTCCAGAAAAAGCTGATCGCGACAATGGCCAGGAACACCCGGCGCACCTTCATCGTCGCCTTGATCAGCGAGATCGAGGCCCGGATGAAGTTGTAGTCGAGCTTGGTGCGTTCGATCATGGCCGGGGCAGGGGGCACCTGCCGCCCGGTCATGTAGCCGATCATCGCGGTTATCACGACCGCGATGCCGGCGACCTCCACCGGGATCCAGCCCGCCAGGATGGTGCCCAGCAGGATGGCGATATAGGTTCCCGCTTCCACCAGCCCGGTGCCGCCCAGAACCTCGTCATCGTTGAGATGCTGCGGCAGGATGGCGTATTTGATCGGGCCGAAAAAGGTCGAGTGGATCCCCATCGCGAAAAGCGCCAGCATCATCAGCGGGATGGCGATGCTGTGCACGGCCATGCCGGCCCAGGCCATGTACAGCCCCGTGCCGCCGACCAGCATGATGATGATTTCGCAGAATTTGACGATGCGGATGATGGCGGCCTTGTCCCGCGTATCGGCCAGCTGCCCGGCGAGCGCCGAGAGCAGGAAGAACGGCAGGATGAACACCGCCGTCGCAATCGCGCTGAACCAGGTTTCGGCGGTTTCGTCGTTGTACACGCTGTAGACGACGAACAGCACCATCGCGTTCTTGTACAGATTGTCGTTGAATGCCCCGAGCAGCTGGGTCACGAACAGGGGGAGAAAGCGCCTCTTGTTCAAAAGCGCACCAGCGGATGCCATGCCGTCAATTCCTCTGCGATTAACCCGCCGACCTTGCGCTGCGCTCCATCCCGATGCGGGTGGCCGGGCAGCGGCAGGTCGTGGCCGGGGTATCGGGATGGATGCCGGGCCGGTCAAGCCATTTCCATCCTGCGCAAATGCCGTTAAGAGGCTCGCACCCTATGCTGACACTGCCCAACATATTGACCCTCTCGCGCATCGTGACCGTGCCTCTGCTGGCCGCCCTGTTGTGGTGGCCTGAATGGGCGACCGGCTATCTGCTGGGCTTTGTCGTCTATTGCCTGATGGGCATCACCGATTATTTCGACGGTTATCTGGCACGTGCCCAGGGGGCGGTGTCGCGGCTGGGCATTTTCCTCGATCCGATTGCCGACAAGATCATGGTGGCGGCGGTCATCCTGATCCTGTGCGCCAACAACGATATCGACGGGCTGCACGTCATCGCCGCGCTGATCATCCTGCTGCGCGAGATCACCGTATCGGGCCTGCGCGAGTTTCTGGCGGGGCTTCAGGTCTCGATGCCGGTGTCGCAGCTGGCCAAATGGAAGACCACGCTGCAGCTGCTCGCGCTGGGCACCCTGATCTTTGCCGGCGGCTTTCCCGAGCATCTGTGGATGCAGCAGCTGGGAATCGCCGCATTGTGGACCGCCGCGATCCTGACATTGGTCACCGGCTGGGATTATCTGCGGGTCGGCCTGAAGCACATGGATTAGCCCAAATTCTCCCCTACCGCTTGCGGGAGGGGTGGCTGAGCCAAAGGCGAAGCCGGGGTGGGCCTGAAAAGCGTGCTCGTGTCTGGCCCACCCCGGTTCAGCGAGCTGAACCTGCCCCCTCCCGCAAGCGGTAGGGGAGAAAATGGTGCCTACCCCGCGCACTTCCCTTCGGCATGGCCACGGCGCAGGATGTCCGCCAGCATCCGGAACTCCTCGGCGCGGGGGCTGTTGCGGCGCCAGATGATCGCAATGTCGCGCGAGGCGTGATCCGCCAGCAACGGCCGCGCCACGATATCGGTGTTGTTCAATATCCCCGCATCGATCGCGATCTGCGGCAGCAATGTGAGGCCCAGCTTGTTGTCGACCATCTGCACCAGCGTGTGCAGCGATGTGCCGAACATCATCGCACTGGCGCGCAGTTCGGGGCGGTTGCACGCGGCAAGCGCGTGGTCCTTCAGGCAGTGGCCATCCTCGAGCAGCAGCAGCCGCGATTCGTCGATGAGCTCGGGGCGCACGAATTCGGGCGGGTCGCGCGGGTCATCCTTGGGGAAGGCTACGTAGAGCGGATCGACGAACAGGGTTTCGTGCTCGACATCGCCCGCCGGAAAGGGGAGCGCAAGCAGAACGCAATCGACCTGGCCGTGATGAAGAGACTCGACCGCGGCGCTGCTGACTTCCTCGCGCAGGAACAGCTTGAGCTCGGGCTGCTCGCGGCGCAGGCCGGGAAGCAGCCGGGGCAGCAGGAACGGGGCAATAGTGGGGATGACGCTCATCCGCAGATCGCCCGACAGCGGCTTGCCCGATGAGCGCACGAGGTCGGAGAGCTCTTCCGCCTCGCGCAGGATACGGTGCGCCTTGGCCACGACCTTGTTGCCCAGCGGCGTGAATCGCACCACCCGCCGGGTCCGTTCGACCAGCACCACGCCCAGCAGCGTTTCCAGCTCGCGCAGCCCCGCCGACAGCGTCGACTGCGTCACGTAACAGGCATCTGCCGCCTTGCCGAAATGACCATGCTCTTCCAGCGCGACGAGATATTGCAGCTGTTTGAGAGTGGGCAGATATGACGTCATGGCTGCTCCGCAAGCGCAGCGGCGACAGCGGCATCGGCATCCGGCTCGGCTTCTGCCGCAAGTTCGGTGCGCGTCATCTTGATCCGGCCATCGGCGATGGCAAACGCCATCCGACCCTCGACCAGCGCCAGCGCATCGCGGCCGAACTGTTCGAACCGCCAGCCTTCCAGGATCGGCAGGTTCTTGCGCACACCCGCCGCCAGCGCTTCCAGATCGTCGCTGCGCGCGAGCAGCCGCGCGGCGACATCGATCTCGCGCGATCGGATCTTGAGCAGCAGCTTGAGCAGGTCAGCGACGAGCGCGCCTTCCTTTCCCAGTGCAGGGCCACGCGGGCTCTTGGGCGGCATTTCCGCCGGGCTGAGCGGACGCGCGGCGATCAGCGCATCCATCATCCGCGCGCCAATATCGTTTTCGCGCCATGCCGCGGACAGGCCGCGCACCTTGCCCAGATCGGACTGGTGCGAGGGCGGATGCGCCGCGATGTCGGCAAGCGTCTCGTCCTTCATGATGCGCCCGCGCGGCAGGTTCTTGTCCTGGGCCTCAGTCTCGCGCCACCAGGCGAGCGCGCGCATGCGGCCGAGGATCTGCGCGCTGCGGCCCGGCGGACGGATGCGCTGCCATAAAGTGTCGGGATCGGGCTTGTACTGGCGCGGATCGCCCAGCTTTTCCATCTCGATATCCAGCCACGCACCGCGCCCGGTGCGGCGCAATTTGTCGAGCATCTTGGGGAAGATCTTGGCCAGATGGGTGACATCTCCAATGGCATAATCAATCTGGCGGGCCTCCAGCGGCCTGCGGGACCAGTCGGTGAAGCGCGCACCCTTGTCGACCGTCAGTCCCAGCCAGCTTTCGACAAGGTTGGCATAGCCTATCTGCTCGGCCTGGCCGAGCGCCATTGCGGCAACCTGGGTGTCGAACAGCGGGGTGGGTGTCTTGCCGGTCAGGTTGAAGATGATCTCGATGTCCTGGGGTCCTGCATGGAAGACCTTGAGGACCTCGGGATTCTCGGTGAGCAGGTCTAGCAGCGGGCTCAGATCGATTCCCGGTGCCTTGGGATCGATGGCCGCAGCCTCTTCCAGATTGCCGATCTGTACCAGGCACAGCTCGGGCCAATAGGTGTTCTCGCGCATGAACTCGGTATCAACCGCGACAAAGTCGGATTGGGCCAGACGCGTGCATAGCCGCGCGAGGGAATCGGTGTCGGTAATCAGTGGGTGAATCTGCATGTTGAACCTATACAGCGTGCGAAGAATGTCGCAAACTGCGAGCGGGTCCATAATGAATCAGCGCAAGGATAGTTGTCCCTGACGCCGATCGGAACAAACATCCATCCATCCATCATGTAATGCGTGCCTCGTTGGGCGCGGGGGACAAGTCATGTGGGTCTATCATGTGGTCATAATTATTCTCATTTTGACGCTAATTGGGCAGATGCTGGCTGCAGGTGGCGATGCCTTTCTGGTTCTTGATAATTCAAGGCCGGTGGGAGGTGATCGCGAAGTGTTGACAATACTGGCCTGGGGGCTCGCGACCCGCGCCGGGCGCAGCGCCTGCATCAGCGATCCGGCCGGGCGCGGGATTAACGACATGCGCTTCTCGATGAACTTCGGCCAGATCCTGCTTTCGGTGGTGACCTTGGGCATCGTCCGCCGGGTGAACATCGATTACCGCATGTTTGCCGGCAACAGCCCGGTGGAGGAGGCCTGATGCCCGCGCCGCACCGCCATGGCGCGCTGCGCTGGACCAATTATCACGGCACCGAATCCGCCGACCTTGCCGATCTGGTCGAACTCACCAACAGCACCGCCGAATCCGGGCGCGACGCCTTGCGCGAGGTGGCGCGCGATGTGCTGGCACTGCTGCAGCAGGCGCGTGCAGCCGGCATCCATGTCCGCCCGCTCGGATCGGGCTGGTCGCC
Encoded proteins:
- the purN gene encoding phosphoribosylglycinamide formyltransferase, whose translation is MAALLYASRAASCPYEVVLVASNNPDAGGLKLAAAEGVPTFALSHKGMDRESHDAAMDAAIRASGTDHVALAGYMRILTPGFVRGWEGRMLNIHPSLLPKYKGLHTHQRALDAGDVQAGCSVHLVTAELDDGPVLGQCAVAIQPGDTADTLAARVLIAEHQLYARTLSDYVSREADPDWIVAKVGELALALPETDARPSHGAPGWRVGGDKTGKYFAYVSVHHHGEEAIALLVKTSGADEQAALVDQDPELYYLPKFYAPSGWIAIRLDTGRTDWEHIADWLARSWRSVAPKRLTKMMDIAAEF
- the purM gene encoding phosphoribosylformylglycinamidine cyclo-ligase, with the translated sequence MTDKTGATPPHDSYSYAQAGVSIAAGNALVKAIGPLAKATARPGANAELGGFGGFFDLKAAGFRDPLLVAANDGVGTKVKLAIDHDRHDAIGIDLVAMCVNDLIVQGAEPLFFLDYFATGKLDTGIAERVVAGIADGCKLAGCALIGGETAEMPGMYAPGDYDLAGFCVGAVERDEVLTGDKVKPGDVLLGLASSGVHSNGYSLVRRLAADKGWKMNRPALFDQEVLLIDALIAPTRIYVSSLLPVVKSGRIAAMAHITGGGLLENIPRVLPEGAHAHVDADAWAQPRLMAFLQAQGHIEPEEMARTFNCGIGMVLVVDESDVATVIADLEAAGETVYRIGRIAAGDKGSTVSGSVETWSAKAAWSATHAG
- a CDS encoding heavy-metal-associated domain-containing protein, yielding MTNSLTLSRPAPRLSRAWIAAILLPLLLVLAGIVYAQIEGDRGIPPVASGGDFEVSGVKVDASGKNAQEARSNAWREAQRKGWQKLWMQTNRSGAAPKLSDSVLDGIVSAIVVEYEQIGPRRYIATLGVLFDRARAGELLGVSGSVLRSAPMLVIPIYVSGGSAQTFENRTPWQAAWARYRTSESIVDYIRPHGSGADSLLVNAAQSGRRSRTWWRLILDQFGGADVVVPVAHVERQYPGGPITGRFAARFGPDSRLLGSFTLRARNSDGLNAMLDEAIQRLDRIYAGAVRSGELRPDSSLIIEKPVEIVEELLDESLAEDVPLEAGGLTSGPQIISIQFDTPDVAAVQAGERLVRGIPGVQSANTASLALGGTSVMQVNANIDIDALRGALEARGWRVQQGAGVLRISRAQAPAAAPGGGG
- a CDS encoding DnaA ATPase domain-containing protein, coding for MTGQFVLPFAAAGPDGDSDFLVTESNREAIDRLFDWTRLPFGAAVLIGPPGSGKTTIGRAFVTGSGGCFIDNADGESDETLFHAWNRAQTQGAPVLFAASLPPAQWGIRLPDLLSRLGASLLVEIPPPDEEMTALLLQKLLARAGLALPDALAAYAALRVERSYPAICRLAHMIDEMALAMQRPIGQRLVRDALANLAGTDGGSSDTD
- a CDS encoding RNA degradosome polyphosphate kinase, which translates into the protein MAAHPTQTEQSGPADPAESARRYFNRELSWLAFNDRVLEEACNPRHPLLERLRFLSISGNNLDEFFMVRVAGLVGQVAEHVEERSADGRTPAQQLVEIERAVDRLNAAQQQVWSDLRAELATNGVVEADVDDLDDVNKAWLREHFVTQIFPVLTPQALDPAHPFPFIPNKGLSLIFDLKRRSDGKTVRELVMLPATMPRFVRIAGDKGWHVALEKIVVAFADKLFPGYDVRGSGLFRIIRDSDIEVEEEAEDLVLYFRNALKRRKRGQVIRLETSRLMDKGLAELLDDNLLQEGGNKSSDDGFLGIGDLAALVEEDRPDLKFPAFTPRFPERIREHNGDCFAAIRSKDIVVHHPYESFEVVIAFLKQAAQDPDVVAIKQTLYRAGKQSAIINALIAAAEAGKSVTAVVELKARFDEEQNLLWASALERAGVQVVYGFIEWKTHAKISMVVRREPDGFRTYCHFGTGNYHPVTARIYTDLSFFTADPRASRDAAQLFNYITGYVEPEQLELLSMSPRDMRRDLIALIDHEMEEARAGRKGAIWAKMNSLVDPAMIEKLYAASSAGVQIELVIRGICCLRPGVAGLSDNIRVKSVVGRFLEHSRIWAFGNGDALPNDRAKVFISSADWMPRNFDRRVEYMLPIQNPTVHDQVLEQVMVANLLDNEQSWELDGDGRYIRIRPDDKPFNLHRYFMTNPSLSGRGTALKNSDAVPKLSLHRRAPRED